ACAATACTATTATGTTGGATATTTCAcgataaatttctattaatttgtttactGCAATAAGTCTTTGTCGGTTAACATCAATTCCTTAAAAAgactttaattgttttactctatTTGAAGCTTCATTTAAATTCACTCTGTTGAACAAGTGCATGAAGCCTCCGAGTGCCCGTTTAATTTCCACTACCCTGTACATAGACTAatataaatacacaaatatgatttgaatataaaattataactgggAGTTAACTTACGGGACTTTTACAACCATGGGTGTCTTCATATAGCTTGTCGTTATATAAGGAACTTTCACAGGTACATAGTACGGCTTTGGAACTTTGATTATCTTTTTCACTGGAACAGGAATAAATTTTGGGACCTGCGAATAAATTTCAAGAACAGTTTGAATACACGGTACAAAAACtttggcaaaaattaaaattgagattgGAAATTTATGTGTGGCATTTGTTATAAGTGTTTTAGAACCGTATTAtatctataatatataatattggtGAATATTTCCCTCAACTtggcattttgaaaaattatcatgcTAGACAATACTCCAGTTTTTAGTGAAAGCTTAAATATTCAACGTTCAGGGGAAATTTGACAGTTCCTCAGTTGCTATGCAACTAAAATTAGTGATATTCCTTTGAGTTTCCACCGCAGTTGATAAGAAACGAACTTATCCAAGATTTGATTGAAAAAGTGAAATcaggaaaaatattgaattgagtGGTTCGGTGAGCAGGAAATTCATTTATGgtggttttctttaaaaaaatctcaatcaGCAGCTATCAgactaataaaaatagtttcctGAGCAGTACGCAAAGTAAATCTCCACAAGTACGCtagattttgtaaaatctttccagtctcattagaaaaaaaaagtgttttaatttcactttcaagGTGGTTGACCTCAAATTATTCAGAGTGATTATGTTATAATCCTCAAGTATTATTTGATTTTCTGCCTGCTTAACAAGGCATCTAAACATGCATTAAGGACAGCGATTAAGGAGTTTCATGCATTTATCTGCATGAGTTTagaaacatttgtaaaaatatttagaaggctttactgaattaaagaaaagtttaaaattagaacttCTGGAATTGAACATTTAGTATTCTTATCCATTCAAACCTTTACAGTTGCTCAATCTAGGATTGTAGATTTGAAATGTAGGAATTCTAAGAAGCAGACTCCTTAAAGTagattcagtttaaaataacgAATTACATTTGAATCATTAGAATTACATTTGTTTAAGCTTTTGAAttgaatatagtttaaaatagagATAAAATACTTTCGGTAAATACTAAGTTAACCAAATTAACCTAACCAAAAAGATTACAAGTTTTAGTTAGGGTATAAGATTTTTTAGACTGAAACTGATTGACTcagcttattttacttttcatattaaattaaattgcttattcTGTTATTGTATCTCGCGATAGAGTTTGTTCTTTTTCGTCGCAGCAAACTGACTGAAAATATTAGACAGGCAGCATGTTAGCAACTACGACAGTAAAGAAATACCTAGAACTATGTTGCTGAAAGAACAGCTGCTAAAACAGTGGAATTAGTTTTGCCAGATTGGCCCAAGAGTTAAACACTGGAATTTACTTTCATATAATTAGATTGCCACATGACGATTGTCCTAGAAGCTGGACAAAATAGAATACAACACGTTTCGCATAAATTAGCGTATGGatgaaatatgctttaaaaacaatttaagataGCATATTAACTACATAAATAGTcaaacatgcaaaaaattttgctgGAAAACAGTGTAGAGCGCAAGTATTGTATTCTGTATAAAGGTTAATACTTTCAGATTCGGTAAAAGATGTTTTTGGCCATCTTCCCactaaatttaaacagtttaaattttatttgcaatactCTTGTATCAATGTACGATTTAACTGATCTTAAAGTTTCCTGATAagaaaagtgatattttttacacaatttccTTAAACTCTGGGGTtggaaattattgaaataattcaaaactaaaactttgttttgctgtgtttattgaaaataacagcTCTCTCATTTAGCTTAATTTCTGCATATCTCTGATAACATCGAAAAATAGTTCTGAATTAGAATCTTTACTGCTTCACTTTAACTCTGCATTGTAAGTGGACTAAAGTGACTAGTTTAAAACGTGATATTTTGTTGAATCTTTTCGCAAACTTAAGATTTTCCTAATCAAAACAAAGTTCTTAGGAAGTCAAACACGGAGTTTCCAACAAaatcttttacaattttctcCAGTAGGAGAAAGACCATCTTAGACTTAGTCCAAAGGATTTCTCATCTCATACATCTTTGTGACAAGGGCTCTTACTATACTTAGACTCGCATTCctgaaaattcaattcaaatgcaatttgtatgaattagttttctttaaaaaagatcaGTTCAGTCAATTATTGAAGCAGTTTAGGTCAATAAAGACTTACCTTTTTCTTGATTGGAATGGGAATGAATTTAGGATAAGGAACAGGCTTTGGAATTGGAACCTTGTAAATCTTTGGTACTGGATAAGGTATACCAATGGGAATGGGCTTCTTTACAGGAATATACTTTTTCACAATAAATGGCTTAGGGATCTTCACTATCTTGGGAATGATTTTCTTAACAGGCACTTTAAATGGCACAGGCACAATCTTCGGCACTGGTATTGGCTTGTATACCGGATAAAACTTCGGCACCATAACTTTTTTTGGCACTGGCACTTTGTGATATACTGGAACAGGCTTTTCAATCACGTGTACGATTGGCTCTAGCTCGTAAGTTTTTGGTTTCTTTTTCAATGCAACCAGCGGTACTTTAACTTTAGGGACAAGCACTTTAGCCTTTACTGCCTTTTTCAGGAcaactctgaaaaaaattagaaaaatctgagaattttgtttagaaagattagaattattttaacacaatatttctcaaaatcaaagaatttttaatcaaaaatgaacttttcttCATATTGCAAGTTTTGTACTAAGTATTGATATCAAATATACTTTAGAAAGTCAAAAGTGAAATACAAGACTgtagaaattaaatatgtttggCATTAAACTtcgaataattgaaaaatttctaacattagATAGAAAGCTGTGACAAAGCCTTAGTTCTCTAGTGATATAATACTTGTAAAACTGAATAAGTTTATAAACATGTTGGCCCATTAGTtaacaagattttatttcattcatgtttaGCTACAAATCTAGAAGTGTCAAACGATTGTCGCACAGTCGAAGCTCAAAAATTAAACCCATTGGTACTATTTAATAAccatttctgaatttattgcTAAGATTGGCAAACGTTTCTATAAATATCTAACTTTTGAAACGCTCAGTCTAATTAACTTTTCCGGCAACTTAAATTAGAAGTTTTATGTAAGATGATCAGCATCTTCATAAAACTAAACTGGtcgcaaaatttttaactttcgaaagctctcctttttaaaatataatttctgttaAAGAATCCTTGCGAGGAATCCGTTTAATATTAGTTTGGAATAATAAGgcagtttaaatatttgcatcgaaattataagttttttttccgcTAATAAACCAAGGTAGATTGCTCGGGATTATTCATACTCCGTTTTAGCATAATTTATTCTCTAATTTTGTGGGAAATTTAAGAAGAGCTTCGATTATATTAGTGATTGTTTACTAAGAGCTTTATcacgattataaaaatattttaactaaaaaggtaaaaacacttcaattctttttaaaattggaaaaaaagaaaaaatactaatataggATGTTCTTTCAATAATTCCGCCGCGTtgcaattctaaaaattttaactttaattttcattgttcaATAATGCATACGTTATTTGGAAAGATCGAAATTGATTGTCTACGTTTACATAGTTGTTTTggcaaatgtttcaaaataatttcgaaatatcACTGTCTCTTACTTAAGCTAATGTCACTTTAGTCCTCATTGATGAAGGATTGCAAGGGGAAAAAATGTCGTCACTACTGAATGCGAGTGAAAGAGcgtaataattactaaatggGATTTCCCAAAACAACAAGAGTAATATCGAAATTCACCGAAAGACGTTTTTCCCAGTATTTCAGACTTACTAGGTAACGATGATAAACTATTTTGTAGGCACCAGAGCGTACAATATCAGATAACATTGCATATGATTTCTCGTAAGAATTAGAGTTTTCCCCTTTGTTTGCCTTTgcaaagaaattattcaaataaaagcaTAATGATGCTCTAGTTTGAAGCTtttaatttcagtgaaaaactaaggtaagaaatttgattcaagtaaatttgttttatatcaatATCTTATTTGAGAAATGGATTCTATTTCATGACCAAAATGTGAAGAAACCCTGAAAATACcctagcataaaaaaaattttgaaaataaaaggctTATGTgtagctaaaaataattaaaattaattggatttaaattgttttatatagcTCCTATAAAAGTAAAAGGAATGATCTTATTTTCTGCagttatttttggaatttctaGTCTCCGACGTACCATATAGTATGTTTCGCAAGCTTTCTTTGGACTAACGCAGATGGGACGCCagtgtcttatttttttctgtagttttaattccaagtaaaatttaatattttttaattataaaagcagtctaatagttaaaaaatcttagattatcgtaattatatttgtagtggaatataaaatcaaataagaaattgcaaaatactttatatttaaatttatcaaaaattgattttgtaaattaaggaaatttcaatgataaactgtttctcttagatttaagctgcaaataaaatgtaaaaaattgtgtgtAAGTAAGTagtttttggaagattttatctCTAACGCTGAAAAAGACTccagtgtttcatgctgtatttaagaaacatcaattaataaaaaaattaagtataatatttcagttattttaacctaatgcaaaataaaaagcatgGAAATATGTCTCATATTCTGCGTCAAAGAATTAAGGAATactttaaacttactttttcaaaGGTGCAGTTTTCAGAAGCTTTTTAGTTCCCATCATTGGCTTCAAACTCATGGGTTCCTGCGGACTCATTAATGGTTCTTTCAAATCTTTTCCTCCAGTCAGTTTTCCAAGAGGGCCATCTTTCACTTGTTCTACCAATTTAGATATGCCTTCGAATTCTGACTTAAGGCCAGTCTCCGATATGAGAGATTCAAGTGGATTGCTAGCCAATGATCCTATTTCTGACGCCAAAGTGTCCACTGTTGCAGATACTTCGCTTAAAAGGCCCATGATTGCGAGTGAGATTAAAATCCGCATtactgaactaaaaataatgaaaggtcAATTATAAAATAGGTTCGCGTACATTTGAAAGTATATTAAGGCctaaaactagtttaaaataaaaatttctatcaaaactctGAACAGTTTAAGGAAACTTTCCATACAGATACGTTGAAGAATTTGCAATATTTAGCTTTTCGAAACTTCATATGCACATCATTATGACCAACGAATAAGCCTAATATTCTACTGCAAAATcagttctttctttttaagtctaacttttttaaattttgttatacgAAAGAGCAATAGATTCGATGTTCAAGAGCAGTGCGATTTAGAAAATTAAGCTTTGTTTGAATCTTAATATAGTACGTATAAATAGTGTTtaactaaaggaaaaaaaaagtagcgtCTATAAAACCTGAATCAGCACGAAATTTTTAGATctatagataattttatatttgcgtTAAAGCCCTACCATAGTACATGAGATATTTACATTACAGAACAGTAAGATTAATTTAAGTTTGACTTTAATGCTGCAGAATTCTCTTGCACatcttgatttttctttttagagaaGACACTTGTTTCTAGACAAGCGATCTgccatttgaaaaaagtttaactgcagtatagtttaaaatataaataagactactgattttgaatgcatttacagagaaattttttaaggaaagtaaCTTATCTTACTACAGGATGGAATCTATCATAAAACATTCGTTGAAACTTCTAATGTTACAATATAACGTTATAAAACAATTCCCAGTCTACTAcaaaaacaagttaaatattaaagtgtCAAAAACtaatactgatttattgataaaGTTACAATTTGGATGTTTCATCTTATTGAGAATCATgcacataaaatgaaattgataaagattactcaaatttaagttttataaccGACATTGAACAACCGACAAATCTTTGGGTTTGCGGCTATCAATGTTCCACTCTTCTGtagctttaattataaataaaaaactttaaggaCAAGAGATCACTTGGATCAAGCTTTTACGTTACATGGAActcgcatttacgttacataaaggaaaaccacgaaaaccttcaaTGAATAGTCAAATCATTACCTCACGAAACAGTGCTTAAGGATAGAAAGTTAAGGGAAGAGATTTTCTGATGAAGCAAGCTAACATACAAAGTCGCCAAAAGTATGATTTTAGCCGATCTAATTCgtcaaataaaaatcagaaagtCGAGAAATTCTTTTAAGACACGAAATTTGTACCAGTAACTCAAGTTGAACTGGTAACaagacttttaataaaattttatttcacatttccTTAAAACTAAACTTCACAGTAattcagcaaatattttacactttatttaggGAAATTTCATTAGTCAATaaactagaatattttataGCAGGCTTTGTTTTTACGCAAATAAACATAGAATACTAGAAAAGCTGCAAATTCTGAAcagcattttaaagcattaagtgcaatattttatttataattattgatttcaacatttaaatttaagaaaaaaataagacttaaattgaaatataaaaataattcagttccattcaaataatttaaaagtcaaataaaGTTGATTAGACAAAACATCAAGTTTTACAGGTAGTTAGAATTTTATGCTATgcttgagatttaaaaattaatttaaatgggAGAAAATTAAAAGACGAGATCTCGAAAGTAGTACTTACTTTTATAAAGCTTAGGGATTTAAATAGTTAGtcaagaaaaactaaatttagataaaaaaaaaagaaaggggtAAATTCTGAACTTTCGAAATTTTTAGAACTATCTCAGATTATAAAtgtgaa
This window of the Parasteatoda tepidariorum isolate YZ-2023 chromosome 4, CAS_Ptep_4.0, whole genome shotgun sequence genome carries:
- the LOC107441014 gene encoding uncharacterized protein is translated as MGLNKKTGSVMRILISLAIMGLLSEVSATVDTLASEIGSLASNPLESLISETGLKSEFEGISKLVEQVKDGPLGKLTGGKDLKEPLMSPQEPMSLKPMMGTKKLLKTAPLKKVVLKKAVKAKVLVPKVKVPLVALKKKPKTYELEPIVHVIEKPVPVYHKVPVPKKVMVPKFYPVYKPIPVPKIVPVPFKVPVKKIIPKIVKIPKPFIVKKYIPVKKPIPIGIPYPVPKIYKVPIPKPVPYPKFIPIPIKKKVPKFIPVPVKKIIKVPKPYYVPVKVPYITTSYMKTPMVVKVPDVKKEPFKKGQFSGIGKFPLKSKSYPGQKFPTGPGLMNFISNEDIAVKTYKLKDSAQELAKFV